The genome window CTGTAATCACATAGCCAATTGCTGCTGCGAATAAAGACGCAATACCCCATCCACCTAAAGGTGCCCCTGCAAATGATTCATTCACAAATGTAGCAACTAAAAGGAGTACTAATCCAGCTGCAACAAAGATGTGACTTGGAAAATAACTAACAAATTTATCCGCTGCAGTTACTTTTAAAAGGATAAGATTAATGACTACTACTGCAAATGTTAAAATTCCACCAACAATAAAAACTGACCCAATCATCCTATTCACCCCATTATGTAAATTATTCACTATTTTTAGTCTACAATTGAACGCTTCCAAAGTCAATGAAAGCGCGAAATATTCATTTTTCATTTCTTTACAATTGCTTATTTTGTATGAATTCTTCCTACTTGCCCATCTTCAAGCCTTACTTTAATTCCATGTGGATGGAATTCTGATTTGGTTAATAGATCCTTCACAATTCCAGCAGTTGTTTTTCCTGTTCGTTGATCTTGTTTGAGAACAATCTCAACAGCTAGTCCAGGTTTTACATTTTTTCGATATCTACCATCTATTTCCATTATCCTTCGTTTCCTCCTCTATTTTTGGATTTCAAATAAATCATCAAGCTTCGCTGCTAGATAGATATGGCTTTCCTCTACGCCTAAATTATAGAACTTCGGTGCTAGTTCTGTTGTAATGAAATCCAATAGCATCATTGCTTTTAATTCACCAATCGGTTCATCCATGTTTTTTTCGAAGTAATTTCTGATCAGCGCAATCATTTCATCACGCTGTTCCTTCGATAATACTATCTTTTCACTCATGATAAGCTCCTTTTCAGTCTAGTAATTGCATATATTATACCAAACCTCAACTAAAAGGTGTAAATATCCAAAAAGTAAATTATAATTATATTTGCAATCATCTATATAGAGGGGGAATTATCATGCTGAAGTTTGAAGATTATTTGTACAAACGACCAAATTTACAAACGGAAAAAGAAATATTCAAACAATTTTTGACAGCCTTTTCAACTGCAAATAGCATAGAAGCTGCAACAAAGGCAATGGAAGAGCTTAATGCTTTCCGCAATAAGCTGTCTACTCTATACAATTTAGTCTACATCCGTGCTTCCATTGATACGAATGATGAATTTTATCAAAAGGAACGTGATTACTTTGATGAAATATTGCCGGAAATTCAAGAACTAGATACGGAGTTTTATAAGGAATTAGTTAAGTCAACTTATCGCGAAGCTCTTGAGGAACGATTTGGT of Oceanobacillus zhaokaii contains these proteins:
- a CDS encoding YwbE family protein; this translates as MEIDGRYRKNVKPGLAVEIVLKQDQRTGKTTAGIVKDLLTKSEFHPHGIKVRLEDGQVGRIHTK
- a CDS encoding DUF2164 domain-containing protein — translated: MSEKIVLSKEQRDEMIALIRNYFEKNMDEPIGELKAMMLLDFITTELAPKFYNLGVEESHIYLAAKLDDLFEIQK